The Setaria italica strain Yugu1 chromosome IX, Setaria_italica_v2.0, whole genome shotgun sequence genome has a window encoding:
- the LOC101771882 gene encoding DNA repair endonuclease UVH1 — MAHGPFEDKPSIISASSPTPWSAEGERQSRFGRAAAMLAFEEQVVADLVEDPNGGLVVLSSGFPLASLAAALLLQLHLHHRPGDAAGGGGCLLVLSAPDPLKARILRRLQDRLQVLDVPPDLPAQQRASLYASGAALFLSPRALAADLLTSRLHPSHVRALLLLSAHRSSDTSSDSFIARLLRQRHLLPVYAFSDRPHAMVAGFSKAERAMKSLYVRRLHLWPRFHVLAAADLERAPPDVVDVRVPMTPAMRGIQAAVLAAMDACLKELRRTNKVDVEDLTVDKGLFKSFDEIVRRQLDPIWHTLGKKTKQLVADLRTLRKLLDYLVRYDAVTYLKYLDTLRVSEGVRSVWILADSSHKIFELAKRRVYQVVRADGIKVSTDKKGTPTKKRKVAHNSTDKGKEYENEDSTADKHNTQKVNADAGIVLDEVLEEAPKWKVLQELLQEIAEEQTKGDGENAQAEDESGIVLVTCKDERTCFQLQECISKGPHKVMQEEWEKYLLGKAELHGLQKKNKKKSEQPKGFGVLDGEVQMGPSESAGPVSISKLETNALLAAASELRNVTKEADVKDGSNVSCSKRRLVKEKAKGKSKKTTEKRQASNRKNKSKGGNDNDQGTALEVEGQSGKTDEHADIDASKVSTDASVSSSTAGDACNYSSDFRGLTNGNPLPPVQFHALDGDQHILDVWKPSIIIVYHPDITFVREIEVYKAENPSRKLKVYFLFYEDSTEVQKFESSIRRENEAFESLIRQKSLMMIPVDQDGRCIGPTLANEPDPLLSQNSITRKAGGKKTPEKEMQVIVDMREFMSSLPNVLHQKGIRIVPVTLEVGDYVLSPLICVERKSIADLFQSFASGRLYNQVDTMARYYKIPVLLIEFSQDKSFSFQSASEIGDDVSLTNIISKLSLLVLHFPRLRIVWSRSLHATVEIFVSLKTNQDEPDEKKAIRVGVPSEDGIVEDDVRAENYNTSAIEFLRRLPGVTDSNYRAIMDGCNSLAELALLPVEELTGLMGSQKGARTLKEFLDAKCPTML; from the exons ATGGCCCACGGCCCATTTGAGGACAAGCCCAGCATCATATCGGCGTCATCGCCGACGCCGTGGTCCGCGGAGGGAGAGAGGCAATCGCGGTTTggcagggcggcggcgatgcttgcGTTCgaggagcaggtggtggcggacCTGGTGGAGGACCCCAACGGCGGGCTCGTGGTTCTCTCCTCGGGCTTCCCGctcgcctccctcgccgccgccctcctcctccagctacACCTGCACCATCGCCCCGGCGACGCGGCGGGGGGAGGAGGAtgcctcctcgtcctctccgCCCCGGACCCCCTCAAGGCCCggatcctccgccgcctccaagACAGGCTTCAGGTCCTCGACGTGCCCCCCGACCTCCCCGCCCAGCAGCGCGCCTCCCTTTATGCTTCTGGCGCcgccctcttcctctccccgcgcgctctcgccgccgacctcctcacctcccgcctccacccctcccacGTCcgggccctcctcctcctctccgcccaCCGCTCCTCCGATACCTCCTCCGACTCCTTCatcgcccgcctcctccgccaacgCCATCTTCTCCCCGTCTACGCCTTCTCTGACCGCCCCCACGCCATGGTAGCCGGCTTCTCCAAGGCCGAGCGTGCCATGAAGAGCCTCTACGTCCGGCGTCTCCACCTCTGGCCCCGCTTCcacgtcctcgccgccgcagaCCTGGAGCGCGCTCCGCCCGACGTGGTCGACGTCCGCGTCCCCATGACCCCTGCCATGAGGGGCATCCAGGCCGCCGTCCTTGCTGCCATGGACGCCTGCCTCAAGGAGCTCAGGCGCACCAACAAGGTGGATGTCGAGGACCTCACCGTTGACAAGGGCCTTTTCAAGTCATTCGACGAGATCGTCAGGAGGCAGCTCGACCCCATCTGGCACACTCTCGGCAAGAAGACAAAGCAGCTTGTGGCTGACCTCAGGACGCTACGCAAGCTGCTCGATTACCTCGTCAG GTATGATGCAGTTACATACTTGAAGTACCTTGACACGCTGAGAGTATCTGAAGGTGTTCGATCAGTTTGGATACTTGCTGACTCAAGCCACAAGATATTTGAGCTTGCAAAAAGGCGTGTTTACCAGGTTGTGAGAGCAGACGGTATAAAAGTTAGCACAGATAAAAAGGGCACACCAACAAAGAAGAGGAAAGTGGCACACAATAGTACCGATAAGGGAAAAGAATATG AAAACGAGGACTCCACTGCAGATAAGCACAACACTCAGAAGGTTAATGCTGATGCGGGCATCGTATTGGATGAGGTTTTGGAGGAGGCACCAAAATGGAAAGTGTTACAG GAATTGTTGCAAGAGATAGCAGAAGAACAGACGAAGGGAGATGGTGAGAATGCACAAGCTGAAGATGAAAGTGGCATAGTTTTGGTAACATGTAAAGATGAGCGCACATGCTTTCAGCTGCAAGAATGCATATCAAAAGGCCCCCATAAG GTTATGCAAGAAGAGTGGGAGAAGTATTTGCTTGGGAAAGCTGAGCTGCATGGATTAcagaaaaagaacaagaaaaaatCTGAGCAACCGAAAGGGTTTGGTGTCCTCGATGGGGAAGTTCAAATGGGGCCTAGTGAGAGTGCAGGCCCCGTTAGCATTAGCAAGCTTGAAACTAATGCCTTACTTGCAGCTGCTTCTGAATTAAGAAATGTAACTAAGGAAGCTGATGTCAAGGATGGTTCAAATGTCAGCTGCAGTAAAAGGAGGTTGGTAAAGGAAAAAGCAAAGGGAAAATCAAAGAAAACCACTGAAAAGAGACAAGCCAGcaatagaaaaaataaaagtaaGGGGGGAAATGACAATGACCAAGGTACTGCTCTGGAGGTGGAAGGTCAATCAGGCAAAACCGATGAACATGCCGATATCGATGCTTCCAAGGTGTCCACAGATGCTTCCGTGTCATCCTCTACTGCTGGCGATGCCTGTAATTATTCATCTGATTTCAGAGGCTTGACAAATGGCAATCCACTACCTCCTGTGCAATTTCATGCCCTAGACGGTGACCAGCACATACTTGATGTATGGAAGCCATCTATTATCATTGTTTACCATCCAGATATAACCTTTGTTAGAGAAATTGAAGTATACAAGGCAGAAAACCCATCAAGGAAGTTAAAAGTTTACTTTCTTTTTTATGAAGATTCTACCGAGGTGCAAAAATTTGAATCTAGCATTCGCCGGGAAAATGAAGCATTTGAATCTTTGATAAGACAGAAGTCCCTAATGATGATACCTGTTGATCAG GATGGCCGTTGTATTGGACCAACTCTTGCAAATGAGCCAGATCCTCTTTTGAGCCAGAATTCAATTACAAGAAAGGCAGGTGGTAAAAAGACACCAGAGAAGGAGATGCAG GTTATTGTAGACATGAGAGAGTTCATGAGCAGTCTTCCCAATGTACTACACCAGAAAGGTATTCGTATAGTGCCGGTTACCCTTGAAGTTGGTGACTATGTTCTTTCTCCTCTGATCTGTGTTGAACGAAAAAGTATCGCGGACTTGTTCCAAAGCTTTGCTTCTGGTCGTCTGTACAATCAGGTTGATACCATGGCACGTTACTACAAGATCCCAGTTCTTCTTATAGAGTTTTCGCAAGATAAGAGTTTTTCCTTTCAG TCTGCAAGTGAGATTGGGGATGATGTCTCTCTGACAAACATAATATCAAAGCTTTCATTGCTAGTGCTGCATTTTCCTCGGCTTCGGATAGTCTGGTCACGCAGCTTGCATGCTACCGTGGAAATATTTGTATCACTTAAAACAAACCAGGATGAACCTGATGAGAAAAAGGCCATTAGAGTTGGCGTGCCATCTGAGGATGGGATTGTGGAGGACGATGTGAG GGCTGAAAATTACAACACGTCAGCCATCGAGTTCCTAAGAAGGCTTCCTGGGGTGACGGATTCGAACTATAGAGCAATCATGGATGGATGCAATAGCTTGGCCGAGCTTGCCCTGCTTCCAGTAGAAGAGCTGACGGGGCTAATGGGCAGTCAGAAAGGAGCAAGGACGCTCAAGGAGTTTCTCGATGCCAAGTGCCCAACTATGCTGTAG